The following proteins come from a genomic window of Pseudomonas syringae:
- a CDS encoding SDR family oxidoreductase — translation MRLSETKVVLTGASGGIGLEIAEALCRQGAHVLAVSRRQQPLRRLLAQYPAHLHWVEADLCTAQGRTHVVRSAVALQGVNLLINAAGTNHFAMLEQLSAPDIESMLTINVHAPILLTSLMLPVLKQASQAMVVNVGSTYGSIGHAGYATYCASKFALRGFSEALRRELADTNVGVLYVAPRATQTGMNSPAAQALNDALSSAVDDPQDVARAVLNAIAGGRRELYLGWPERFFVRLNSILPTLVDRGLRKHLPLIRHLSTPAPEEKHIP, via the coding sequence ATGCGACTGTCTGAAACGAAGGTCGTTTTGACCGGCGCCAGTGGCGGCATAGGCCTGGAGATTGCCGAAGCGTTGTGCAGACAGGGCGCACACGTGCTGGCGGTATCGCGGCGCCAGCAACCCTTACGCCGGTTACTCGCGCAATACCCTGCTCACCTGCATTGGGTAGAGGCCGACTTGTGCACTGCACAGGGACGCACTCACGTTGTACGGTCTGCCGTTGCCCTGCAAGGCGTCAACCTGCTGATCAATGCCGCAGGCACCAACCACTTTGCGATGCTTGAACAGTTGTCGGCGCCTGACATCGAATCCATGCTGACCATTAATGTGCATGCACCGATTCTTTTGACCAGCCTGATGCTGCCGGTGCTCAAGCAAGCCAGCCAGGCCATGGTGGTGAATGTCGGCTCTACTTATGGCTCCATCGGTCATGCAGGATACGCCACGTACTGCGCCAGCAAGTTCGCATTGCGCGGCTTTTCCGAGGCCTTGCGGCGCGAGCTGGCCGACACCAACGTCGGCGTTCTGTACGTTGCTCCCAGGGCAACCCAGACCGGCATGAACAGCCCCGCTGCGCAGGCGCTGAATGACGCGCTGAGTTCGGCAGTCGATGATCCGCAAGACGTTGCACGCGCGGTGCTCAACGCAATCGCGGGTGGCCGGCGAGAACTGTACCTGGGCTGGCCTGAGCGCTTTTTTGTCAGGCTCAACAGCATTTTGCCAACCCTGGTAGACCGCGGCCTGCGCAAGCATCTGCCCTTGATCCGTCACCTGAGTACTCCTGCTCCGGAAGAGAAACACATCCCATGA
- a CDS encoding TenA family transcriptional regulator, translating to MSFFQTLQDATQQQRETLFTLPIIRQAMAGQVSLESYRAFLSQAYYHVRHTVPLMMACGARLPSRLEWLRAAVCEYIDDEYGHEQWILNDLRACGANADAVEKGQPGTPIELMVAYLYDLIARGNPVGLFGMVNVLEGTSIALATHAADSMRQGLGLGPDAFSYLSSHGSLDIGHMETFRKLMDQVEDPQDQQAVIHASRMVYRLYTDMFRELPGAVVQAQQERAHATV from the coding sequence ATGAGTTTTTTCCAGACCCTGCAGGATGCTACCCAGCAACAACGCGAAACCCTCTTCACCCTGCCGATCATCCGTCAGGCCATGGCCGGTCAGGTCAGCCTGGAAAGCTACCGGGCCTTTCTTTCCCAGGCTTACTACCACGTTCGTCATACCGTACCGCTGATGATGGCCTGCGGTGCCCGTCTGCCTTCGCGCCTGGAATGGCTGCGCGCTGCCGTGTGTGAATACATAGACGACGAATACGGCCATGAGCAGTGGATACTCAATGACCTGCGGGCCTGCGGCGCAAATGCCGATGCCGTAGAGAAAGGGCAACCCGGCACGCCAATCGAGCTGATGGTCGCCTACCTTTACGACCTCATAGCGCGCGGTAACCCAGTGGGGCTGTTCGGCATGGTCAATGTCCTTGAGGGCACCAGCATCGCCCTGGCCACCCATGCAGCCGACAGCATGCGCCAAGGGCTCGGGCTTGGACCCGACGCGTTCAGCTACCTGAGTTCTCACGGCAGCCTGGACATCGGCCATATGGAGACCTTCCGCAAACTGATGGATCAGGTAGAAGACCCGCAGGATCAACAGGCGGTGATTCATGCATCGCGGATGGTTTACCGCCTGTACACCGACATGTTTCGCGAGTTGCCGGGTGCCGTCGTTCAGGCTCAACAGGAGCGGGCTCATGCGACTGTCTGA
- a CDS encoding AMP-binding protein — translation MSHETQAFWQRLLTIASDQPHAVALRGDDLTLDYAVLINEITRRREQLRSAGAKVVALLLENGPNAMLWDLAILFEGLSCVALPPFFSLDQKRHCLEQSQADSVIAEPGFAQELQAAGYVPGDSFWRRAIAGQTKMPVGTAKLTFTSGTTGTPKGVCLSADSVLTVARGLFEASQSVRPSHHLTLLPLAILLENIGCYAALYAGGCVSLPSQQTLGIQGASGVDTARLLIFLHQRRPDSMILVPQLLLLLVTAREAGAFDASMLRFVAVGGARVSVDLLQRAHAAGLPVFEGYGLSECASVVALNRPGAHRSGSVGRPLPHVQLRLAGDGEVLVSGSPMLGYLGETAPADTWWPTGDLGEFDAEGYLYLKGRKKHQFVTSFGRNVNPEWVEAELTQSGRIAQAFVYGEALPFNHALLWPSRPEISDLQLAEAVAKANQRLPDYARVQSWTRLSEPFSTTNGLSTANGRPRRDAILDQFRHLFISSNLPLGAAS, via the coding sequence ATGTCGCATGAAACTCAAGCCTTCTGGCAACGATTGCTGACCATTGCCAGCGATCAGCCCCACGCTGTCGCCCTGCGCGGTGACGACCTGACCCTGGATTACGCAGTACTGATCAACGAAATCACCAGGCGTCGCGAGCAACTGCGCAGCGCGGGTGCAAAAGTCGTGGCGCTGTTGCTGGAGAATGGTCCGAACGCCATGCTCTGGGACTTGGCGATACTGTTCGAGGGGTTGAGCTGCGTGGCCTTGCCGCCCTTTTTCAGCCTTGATCAAAAACGGCATTGTCTGGAGCAAAGCCAGGCCGACTCGGTGATTGCCGAACCAGGCTTTGCACAAGAATTACAGGCAGCTGGCTATGTACCGGGCGATTCATTCTGGCGGCGCGCCATTGCCGGGCAAACAAAGATGCCGGTCGGCACCGCCAAACTGACGTTCACATCGGGCACCACAGGAACCCCGAAAGGTGTTTGTCTGAGCGCCGACAGCGTCCTGACCGTCGCTCGCGGACTTTTTGAAGCCAGTCAATCGGTGCGCCCCAGCCATCACCTGACGCTGTTGCCACTGGCCATCCTGCTGGAAAACATCGGCTGTTACGCCGCCCTTTATGCAGGAGGATGCGTCAGCCTGCCCAGCCAGCAAACGCTCGGCATTCAGGGCGCCAGTGGCGTCGACACCGCTCGCCTGCTGATATTTTTGCACCAGCGACGACCGGACAGCATGATTCTGGTCCCGCAACTGCTCCTGTTGCTGGTGACCGCTCGCGAGGCTGGCGCTTTTGATGCGTCAATGCTGCGCTTCGTGGCAGTCGGAGGGGCTCGCGTCAGCGTTGACCTGCTGCAGCGTGCTCACGCCGCAGGCCTCCCGGTTTTCGAAGGCTACGGCCTGTCGGAATGCGCATCAGTGGTCGCACTCAATCGGCCTGGCGCTCATCGCTCCGGCAGCGTTGGCCGCCCACTGCCCCACGTTCAATTGCGCCTCGCAGGCGACGGCGAAGTATTGGTGTCTGGCAGTCCTATGCTGGGTTATCTGGGCGAAACGGCACCGGCCGATACCTGGTGGCCAACAGGTGATCTGGGCGAGTTCGATGCCGAGGGCTATCTGTACCTGAAAGGTCGCAAGAAGCATCAGTTCGTCACCAGCTTCGGACGCAACGTCAACCCCGAATGGGTAGAAGCCGAGCTCACCCAGAGCGGCCGCATTGCACAGGCGTTCGTTTACGGCGAAGCATTGCCGTTCAATCATGCGCTGCTGTGGCCGTCCCGTCCCGAAATCAGCGACCTGCAACTGGCAGAAGCCGTTGCCAAGGCCAACCAAAGGTTACCCGATTACGCCCGGGTGCAGAGCTGGACCCGACTGAGTGAACCGTTCAGCACCACCAACGGCCTGTCCACGGCCAATGGCCGACCGCGTCGCGACGCCATTCTTGATCAATTCCGTCATCTGTTCATTTCCTCAAACCTGCCACTAGGTGCCGCATCATGA
- a CDS encoding thermostable hemolysin, with protein MPAIDWNICLPLCFGNPEACALTLSRAMADEPQRQALELFVQQQFRKAHNADIRQFMPELFGLSDGSGALCAVAGIRRASIDTLFLERYLDQPIEQQVHAAAGRSVERHGIVEVGNLAANSFGSARLSIITVTWLLAMGGLEWVAFTGNAGLVNSFNRLGLQPVTLCAADPARLGETRHTWGSYYDSRPNVHVGDIRAGFLHLSSMGIFERFGLPQTLEPHCHVA; from the coding sequence ATGCCCGCTATCGACTGGAATATTTGCCTACCCCTGTGCTTCGGTAATCCGGAGGCATGCGCCCTGACCCTCTCCCGCGCCATGGCCGACGAGCCTCAACGTCAGGCGCTGGAACTGTTCGTTCAGCAGCAATTTCGCAAGGCGCACAACGCCGACATTCGACAATTCATGCCCGAGCTTTTCGGGCTGAGCGATGGCAGCGGCGCGTTATGCGCAGTGGCCGGTATCCGTCGCGCCAGTATCGACACGCTGTTTCTGGAGCGCTATCTGGATCAGCCCATCGAACAGCAGGTCCATGCGGCCGCGGGCCGTTCGGTCGAGCGGCATGGCATCGTCGAAGTCGGCAACCTCGCGGCCAACAGCTTCGGCAGTGCACGACTAAGCATCATCACCGTCACCTGGCTGCTGGCGATGGGCGGCCTGGAGTGGGTCGCCTTCACGGGCAACGCCGGATTGGTCAACAGTTTCAACCGCCTCGGCCTGCAACCGGTCACGCTATGCGCTGCCGACCCTGCGCGGCTCGGCGAAACACGTCACACCTGGGGCTCGTACTACGACTCCAGGCCCAATGTGCATGTCGGAGATATCCGCGCCGGCTTCCTGCACCTGAGTAGCATGGGCATCTTCGAGCGCTTCGGGCTGCCACAAACCCTGGAGCCACATTGCCATGTCGCATGA
- a CDS encoding DEAD/DEAH box helicase, whose protein sequence is MFSEFALHERLLKAVAELKFVEPTPVQSAAIPLALQGRDLRVTAQTGSGKTAAFVLPILNRLIGPAKVRVDIRAVILLPTRELAQQTLKEVERFSQFTFVKAGLVTGGEDFKAQAAMLRKVPDILIGTPGRLLEQLNAGNLDLKHVEVLVLDEADRMLDMGFSEDVERLAGECAGREQTMLFSATTGGAGLREMIGKVLKDPQHLQVNNVSELASGTRHQIITADHNVHKEQVLNWLLSNETYQKAIIFTNTKAMADRLYGRLVALEYKAFVLHGDKDQKDRKAAIDRLKQGGAKIMVATDVAARGLDVEGLDMVINFDMPRSGDDYVHRVGRTGRAGSDGLAISLICHGDWNLMSSIERYLKQSFERRVIKEVKGTYGGPKKVKASGKAVGVKKKKTDVKGDKKKVAAKGPTKRKTANRPKSDLVSQDGMAPLKKRSTPAPAPE, encoded by the coding sequence GTGTTTTCCGAATTCGCCCTGCACGAACGCCTGCTTAAAGCTGTGGCCGAGCTTAAATTTGTCGAGCCTACGCCTGTGCAGTCGGCCGCCATCCCGTTGGCTTTGCAAGGGCGCGACCTGCGGGTGACTGCGCAAACTGGTAGCGGCAAGACTGCGGCATTTGTACTGCCGATCCTCAACCGCCTGATTGGCCCGGCCAAGGTTCGCGTCGATATCCGCGCGGTGATCCTGCTGCCGACCCGCGAGCTGGCGCAACAGACCCTCAAGGAAGTCGAGCGGTTCTCCCAGTTCACGTTCGTCAAGGCCGGTCTGGTCACTGGCGGCGAAGACTTCAAGGCGCAGGCGGCCATGCTGCGTAAGGTGCCGGATATCCTGATCGGTACGCCGGGTCGTCTGCTGGAGCAGCTCAACGCTGGCAATCTGGACCTCAAGCACGTTGAAGTGCTGGTGCTGGACGAAGCCGACCGCATGCTGGACATGGGCTTCTCCGAAGACGTCGAGCGTCTGGCGGGGGAGTGCGCCGGTCGTGAGCAGACCATGCTGTTCTCCGCGACCACCGGCGGTGCCGGCCTGCGTGAAATGATCGGCAAGGTGCTCAAGGATCCACAGCATCTGCAAGTCAACAACGTCAGCGAACTGGCGTCTGGCACACGCCATCAGATCATCACTGCCGACCACAACGTTCATAAAGAGCAGGTCCTGAACTGGCTGCTGTCGAACGAGACTTACCAGAAAGCCATTATCTTCACCAACACCAAGGCGATGGCTGATCGTCTGTACGGTCGTCTGGTGGCGCTGGAATACAAAGCGTTCGTGCTGCACGGCGACAAGGATCAGAAGGACCGCAAGGCGGCCATTGATCGTCTGAAGCAGGGTGGTGCGAAGATCATGGTCGCTACCGATGTGGCGGCACGCGGTCTTGATGTCGAAGGCCTGGACATGGTGATCAACTTCGACATGCCGCGCAGCGGCGACGACTACGTACACCGTGTCGGCCGGACCGGTCGTGCGGGCAGTGACGGTCTGGCGATCTCGCTGATCTGCCACGGTGACTGGAACCTGATGTCGAGCATCGAGCGCTACCTCAAGCAGAGCTTCGAGCGCCGCGTCATCAAAGAAGTCAAAGGCACTTACGGCGGCCCTAAAAAGGTCAAGGCGTCGGGCAAGGCGGTCGGCGTCAAGAAGAAAAAGACCGACGTGAAGGGCGACAAGAAAAAAGTCGCCGCCAAAGGTCCGACCAAGCGCAAGACCGCCAACCGTCCCAAGTCTGATCTGGTCAGCCAGGACGGCATGGCACCGCTGAAAAAACGCAGCACCCCGGCACCCGCCCCAGAGTGA
- a CDS encoding DUF6279 family lipoprotein produces the protein MPSLFKGFITLLMTVSLLAGCNQVGLAYRNLDVIIPWTLSDYLDMNSEQKGWLDTRLKEHLSWHCSTQLPSYLAWLDKLEEMVKNDQVTYEGLEARTREAKEAISTISREITPSAVELLSRFDDKQVQEMQESFAKDQRKRENKYLDQPLERQIAERADRMEKRLTPWIGKLNQAQKDRIQTWSASLGEQNKAWIDNRTRWQNLFLATVQQRQSSDFPQRIAALLQDRETFWTPEYRKAYDQTEKAAISLIVDVTAMSTPEQRTRLLSRIADMRKDFTELDCLKSQQ, from the coding sequence ATGCCGTCTCTTTTCAAAGGCTTCATTACCCTGTTGATGACCGTCTCACTGCTTGCCGGATGCAATCAGGTGGGCTTGGCGTATCGCAACCTCGACGTGATCATTCCATGGACGCTCAGCGACTATCTGGACATGAACTCGGAACAGAAAGGCTGGCTGGATACGCGGCTCAAAGAACATTTGAGCTGGCATTGCAGCACCCAGTTGCCGAGTTATCTGGCCTGGCTGGACAAGCTGGAGGAGATGGTCAAGAACGATCAGGTGACCTACGAGGGGCTTGAGGCCCGCACCCGCGAGGCCAAAGAGGCCATATCGACGATTTCCCGAGAGATCACACCGTCTGCCGTCGAACTGCTTTCGCGCTTTGACGACAAGCAGGTGCAGGAAATGCAGGAATCGTTTGCCAAAGATCAGCGCAAACGCGAGAACAAATACCTCGACCAACCGCTGGAGCGCCAGATTGCCGAGCGCGCCGACCGCATGGAAAAACGACTGACGCCGTGGATAGGCAAGCTGAATCAGGCACAGAAGGATCGCATCCAGACCTGGTCCGCCTCGCTTGGCGAGCAGAATAAAGCCTGGATCGATAACCGCACACGCTGGCAGAACCTGTTTCTCGCCACCGTGCAGCAGCGCCAGTCCAGCGACTTTCCGCAGCGCATCGCCGCCCTGCTGCAGGACCGCGAGACATTCTGGACGCCGGAATACCGCAAAGCCTACGACCAGACGGAAAAGGCGGCGATCTCACTGATCGTCGACGTCACCGCCATGAGCACCCCGGAACAACGCACCCGCTTGCTGAGCCGGATTGCAGATATGCGCAAGGACTTTACTGAACTGGATTGCCTGAAATCGCAGCAGTAA
- a CDS encoding TorF family putative porin has translation MLSHRLQVLSFSALIFCQTVSAQVLERDLGQFDLKLATTPTRSMAQGLVTPSGGSDSFHGGLDLTHASGFYFGQWTPNMGFASDSGMELDSYMGFKKPFDNTLGYELGMIRYSYPDTDQIDSHEFYAGLRMLNSRVGAAFSNDVGSRDSTVFVDLGAIEQLGVGVRMQYANHQFDIPQASTDGSLISGFNDWSLNLSRPWLGIDMNLIYSGSSLSGGDCSVYSGHNARCEGTFTLKAVRAFF, from the coding sequence ATGCTCAGCCATCGCTTGCAGGTGCTGTCTTTCAGCGCATTGATTTTCTGTCAAACCGTTTCTGCCCAGGTTCTGGAGCGGGATTTGGGTCAATTCGACCTGAAACTTGCCACCACACCCACGCGCAGCATGGCGCAAGGGCTGGTCACGCCCAGCGGCGGCTCGGACTCGTTCCATGGCGGGCTCGACCTGACTCACGCAAGCGGCTTTTACTTCGGCCAGTGGACACCCAATATGGGCTTCGCCTCCGACAGCGGCATGGAGCTTGACTCGTACATGGGCTTCAAAAAGCCCTTCGACAACACCCTGGGCTACGAGCTGGGCATGATCCGCTACAGCTACCCGGACACCGACCAGATCGACAGCCACGAATTTTACGCCGGGCTGCGCATGCTCAACAGCCGCGTCGGTGCAGCCTTCAGCAATGACGTCGGCAGCCGCGACAGCACGGTGTTTGTGGACTTGGGGGCTATCGAGCAATTGGGCGTGGGCGTACGCATGCAGTACGCCAATCATCAATTCGACATTCCGCAGGCGTCTACCGATGGCAGCCTGATCAGCGGTTTCAATGACTGGTCACTGAACCTCTCACGCCCCTGGCTGGGCATCGACATGAACCTGATCTACAGCGGCTCCAGCCTGAGTGGCGGCGATTGCAGTGTTTACAGTGGTCACAACGCGCGATGTGAAGGCACCTTCACGCTGAAAGCCGTGCGTGCATTCTTCTGA
- a CDS encoding CvfB family protein → MALIGRYNSLQIVKHTHFGLYLDGTQDGEILLPNRYIPKDVPTEDEDWLNVFIYLDSEDKLIATTEKPKVQVGEFASLKVVEVNSIGVFLDWGLPKDLLLPYSEEKRTLQAGEYCVVHVYLDKHTRRITATARLDRYLDKTPANYSVGQEVDLLVAEATDMGFKAIINNKHWGLIHKNEVFKFMRAGKQEKGFIKEIRADGNISLSLQPVGAEAASSLNSKILSKLRENNGTLPVNDKSDPQVISGLFGVSKGNFKKAIGALYKQGLIVIHADRIDLV, encoded by the coding sequence ATGGCTTTAATCGGGCGCTACAACAGCTTGCAAATCGTCAAGCACACGCACTTCGGTCTGTATCTGGACGGTACGCAGGACGGCGAGATTCTTCTGCCCAATCGCTACATCCCCAAGGATGTTCCGACCGAAGATGAAGACTGGCTCAACGTCTTCATCTATCTGGACAGCGAAGACAAGCTGATCGCCACCACTGAAAAACCCAAGGTTCAGGTCGGCGAGTTCGCCAGCCTCAAGGTGGTCGAAGTCAACAGTATCGGTGTGTTCCTCGACTGGGGTCTGCCCAAGGATCTGTTGCTGCCGTACTCCGAAGAGAAGCGCACCTTGCAGGCCGGCGAGTATTGCGTGGTGCACGTCTATCTCGACAAGCACACGCGCCGCATCACGGCTACTGCGCGTCTTGACCGTTATCTGGACAAGACCCCGGCCAACTACAGCGTCGGGCAGGAAGTCGATTTGCTGGTGGCGGAAGCGACCGACATGGGCTTCAAGGCCATTATCAACAATAAGCACTGGGGCCTGATTCACAAGAACGAAGTGTTCAAGTTCATGCGCGCCGGCAAGCAGGAGAAAGGCTTCATCAAGGAAATCCGGGCCGATGGCAATATCAGCCTGAGCCTGCAACCGGTCGGTGCGGAAGCAGCCAGCAGCCTGAATTCGAAGATTCTCTCCAAGCTGCGCGAAAACAACGGCACGCTGCCGGTCAACGACAAGAGCGATCCGCAGGTGATCAGTGGTTTGTTCGGCGTCAGCAAAGGCAACTTCAAAAAGGCCATTGGTGCGTTGTACAAACAAGGGCTGATCGTGATTCACGCCGACCGCATCGATCTGGTCTGA
- a CDS encoding DsbA family oxidoreductase, with translation MSTVAPLKIDVWSDYVCPFCYLQLSVLEQLGQTYGERLEFNWHAFELRPDPLTALDPNADYLRETWSRSVLPMADRRQVVMKMPTVQPRSRKVLEAAAFARETGRFGAFHKEAFKAFFEKGLDIGEVQTLLALATSTGLDQHALERALASSDYEAQVLADQQLAQTLGLRAVPVVLLRRGNEALEQARVFSGTLPFERLSREIDELAARA, from the coding sequence ATGAGCACTGTTGCCCCTTTGAAAATCGATGTCTGGAGCGACTATGTCTGCCCGTTCTGCTACTTGCAGTTATCCGTTCTGGAGCAGCTTGGCCAGACCTACGGTGAGCGGCTCGAATTCAACTGGCACGCGTTTGAATTGCGTCCCGATCCGCTGACCGCACTCGACCCGAATGCCGACTATCTGCGCGAGACCTGGTCACGCTCGGTGTTGCCGATGGCTGACCGGCGTCAGGTAGTGATGAAGATGCCAACCGTCCAGCCACGCAGCCGCAAAGTACTGGAGGCGGCAGCGTTCGCCAGAGAAACGGGCCGCTTCGGTGCTTTTCACAAGGAAGCCTTCAAGGCGTTTTTCGAGAAAGGCCTGGATATAGGCGAGGTACAGACGCTGCTGGCGCTGGCCACCAGTACAGGCCTGGATCAACACGCGCTGGAGCGTGCGCTTGCTTCCAGTGACTACGAAGCCCAAGTGCTGGCAGACCAGCAACTGGCACAGACACTGGGGCTCAGGGCCGTACCGGTCGTGCTGCTGCGTCGCGGCAACGAGGCGCTGGAGCAGGCCCGGGTGTTCAGCGGTACGTTGCCGTTCGAACGCCTGAGCCGGGAAATCGACGAGCTTGCCGCCCGGGCCTGA
- a CDS encoding DUF2177 family protein — protein MKKYLVAYVATLLAFLILDGLWLGVIMGPTYREWLGPLMLATPVLGPAVAFYLLYGVGVVVFGVMPAVREQRLGRATLYSGLLGLVAYGTYDLTNWATLQGWPAQLALVDLAWGTVVSALAGTAGYLAVRRFT, from the coding sequence ATGAAAAAATATCTCGTGGCTTACGTCGCCACATTGCTGGCGTTTCTGATCCTTGATGGTCTTTGGCTGGGCGTGATCATGGGGCCGACCTACCGGGAATGGTTGGGGCCACTGATGCTGGCCACGCCCGTGCTGGGGCCGGCTGTCGCGTTCTATCTGCTTTACGGGGTGGGCGTGGTGGTATTCGGCGTGATGCCTGCGGTTCGCGAACAGCGCTTGGGCAGGGCGACGCTCTACAGCGGCCTGCTGGGGCTGGTCGCCTACGGCACTTATGACTTGACCAACTGGGCCACACTTCAGGGCTGGCCCGCGCAACTGGCGCTGGTGGACCTGGCCTGGGGTACAGTGGTGTCGGCGTTGGCGGGGACGGCAGGTTATTTGGCGGTGCGACGCTTTACTTGA
- a CDS encoding CsbD family protein: MSSTSDKVKGMANEAVGNVKQAVGKATDNTKLQGEGKAQELKGEGQQAKGEVKDAIKKGVDKV; the protein is encoded by the coding sequence ATGAGCAGCACCAGCGATAAAGTCAAAGGCATGGCCAACGAAGCAGTTGGTAACGTCAAGCAGGCTGTTGGCAAGGCCACCGACAACACCAAACTGCAGGGTGAAGGCAAAGCGCAAGAGCTGAAAGGCGAAGGCCAGCAGGCCAAAGGCGAAGTGAAGGACGCTATCAAGAAGGGCGTCGACAAGGTGTAA
- a CDS encoding YihY/virulence factor BrkB family protein, with protein sequence MIFPHLRNLRVGKVLVRTVNEFLDDEMSTYASALAYQMLFSLFPFLLFLIALIGFLHLPDFFSWLRLQSEFLLPPQALEQVNPVIDQLQQSKGGLLSIGIVIALWTASAGVRLMMSAMNAAYDVVEGRPIWKRLPLSILYTVGIAGMLLAAAAFMVLGPQVMNWIAAQIGMEDFIVTLWTILRWPAIILLLMIAVALIYYVMPDVKQEFRFITPGSVLAVVVWIVASLAFGFYVKTFADYNAMYGSIGAIIVLLLYFYISAAVLLLGAEMNAVIEHMSAEGKEAGEKEPGDGLGDDQSDTGAKQHVSGLGRDHSVPLPKADET encoded by the coding sequence ATGATTTTCCCCCATTTGCGTAATTTGCGCGTCGGTAAAGTGTTGGTGCGCACCGTCAACGAGTTTCTCGATGACGAGATGTCCACGTATGCCTCAGCACTGGCTTACCAGATGCTGTTTTCACTGTTCCCGTTTCTGCTGTTTCTGATCGCGCTGATCGGCTTCCTGCATTTGCCGGACTTTTTCTCCTGGCTGCGGCTGCAATCCGAGTTCCTGCTGCCACCCCAGGCGCTTGAGCAGGTCAACCCGGTCATCGATCAGTTGCAGCAATCGAAAGGCGGGCTGCTGTCGATCGGTATCGTGATCGCGCTATGGACGGCTTCAGCCGGTGTGCGTTTGATGATGAGCGCCATGAACGCCGCGTACGATGTGGTCGAAGGGCGGCCGATCTGGAAGCGTCTGCCACTGTCGATTCTGTATACCGTCGGTATTGCCGGCATGTTGCTGGCTGCAGCGGCCTTCATGGTGCTCGGGCCGCAGGTCATGAACTGGATCGCCGCGCAGATCGGTATGGAAGACTTCATTGTCACGCTGTGGACCATCCTGCGCTGGCCGGCGATCATCCTGCTGTTGATGATCGCAGTGGCGCTGATCTACTACGTGATGCCTGACGTCAAACAGGAGTTTCGCTTTATCACGCCGGGCTCGGTGCTGGCGGTGGTGGTGTGGATCGTCGCCTCGCTGGCGTTCGGGTTCTACGTCAAAACCTTCGCCGATTACAACGCGATGTACGGCAGTATCGGTGCGATCATCGTGTTGCTGCTGTATTTCTATATTTCCGCTGCCGTGTTGCTGCTGGGGGCGGAAATGAATGCGGTGATCGAGCACATGTCCGCTGAAGGCAAAGAAGCAGGCGAGAAAGAACCGGGCGACGGCCTCGGCGATGACCAGAGCGACACAGGTGCCAAACAGCATGTTTCCGGCCTGGGCCGCGATCATTCCGTGCCGCTGCCAAAGGCAGATGAAACCTGA
- the def gene encoding peptide deformylase, whose protein sequence is MIRTILKMGDERLLRIAPPVPTEMFGSSELNTLIADMFETMHSVSGVGLAAPQIGVDLQLVIFGFERNERYPEAEAVPQTILLNPVITPLGPELEEGWEGCLSVPGLRGMVDRYQSIRYEGFDPQGNPIERIAHGFHARVVQHECDHLIGRLYPSRITDFSKFGFMEVMFPDMDPNADE, encoded by the coding sequence ATGATCCGTACCATTCTGAAGATGGGCGATGAGCGCTTGCTGCGCATCGCCCCTCCAGTGCCCACGGAAATGTTCGGCAGCAGCGAACTGAATACGCTGATTGCCGACATGTTTGAAACCATGCACAGCGTCAGTGGCGTGGGGCTGGCAGCACCGCAGATCGGTGTCGACCTGCAACTGGTCATCTTCGGTTTCGAGCGTAACGAGCGTTATCCCGAAGCCGAAGCGGTTCCGCAGACAATCCTGCTCAACCCGGTGATTACGCCGTTGGGTCCCGAGCTGGAAGAGGGCTGGGAAGGTTGTCTCTCGGTGCCCGGCCTGCGCGGCATGGTCGACCGTTATCAGAGCATTCGTTACGAGGGTTTCGACCCTCAAGGCAACCCGATCGAGCGCATCGCCCATGGCTTTCATGCACGGGTTGTCCAGCATGAATGCGATCACCTGATCGGTCGTTTGTACCCGTCGCGCATCACCGATTTCAGCAAGTTCGGCTTCATGGAGGTCATGTTCCCGGACATGGACCCCAACGCTGACGAATGA